A stretch of DNA from Candidatus Eremiobacteraceae bacterium:
GCGCCAAGAGATGGCGCAGCCGCCCCCCACGTTCGAGCAGCTCGCTCGAGAACTCATTCCTGAGATCCCGCTCGAGCCCGGCGGGTCGGCACCGACACCCTGGAGCCGCTATTCCGACCGCGTCTACGTTCGCTTTGTCACGAGCGGGAATTACGCCACACCCGGCACCTATCAAGTTCGTGTTCTTCCGGCGCAGCTTGTCAGCAGCACACAACTGATCGGACTTGGATCGCCCACCGCGCCTGCCAACGTTCCGTTTGCGAACATCGTGAACAATCCGGGGACGCCGTCGGTTCAACCGCTGACGCAGGCGCCTCAACCGGGGACTCCAGGGCACAATCCGTCACCGTCGCCCTCTCCCACGCCGACGGCGACGATCACGTCGCAAACAGTCGCGAAAGTTCCCGCCGACCGAACGCGGTTGACCGTAGGTGTCGGCGAACAAGTGAGGTTGACGTTTTCCGGCGGCAGTGCGAATTGGTCGATTTCGGGCGGCCAAGGGACCGTCACGCCCAGCGGCAAGACCAGCATCTACTCTGCAAGCATCATGCCTGCGACCGAGACCATCGTCGCCGTCGACACGGTGGATTCAGCGACGGCAACCATAACGTTCAACGTCATCGCGCCAAGTGGGCTGCTGTTCGAGCGCGTCCCCGGAACCACGCTTCATCACAAGCTGGGTTGGCCCGACATTGGGTTTTCCGCGAAGGTCTACTTACAGCCCGAAACGGTTTCGTTCGAATACATCGGCGTACGCGAAGATGAAGCCTTTTATGCGGCTACGGGCTACTACTCATGGGAGAACGGTCTGTCTCACGGCGCGGCCACGAGCGCCGAGGTTGTCTCATCTCTCGTCGCCGGAAAGGGATGGTTACTCGCGGAAAAAGATGATGTCTGGTCGGGCCGGCAACCCGCTACCCCGCCATTCGCGCCCGGTCACGAGACCGTGAACATCCCGTGGGAATACGATGCCGCCGCGGATGGAAACGCAGGTCCATTCCACGTTTTCGCGCACGTGACGCAAAACTGCGAGTTGGAAAACGACCATTCGACGATAACCGCGACGAAGGGCGCCGCAACCATTAAGCTGTTCGTTTCAAGCTCGGATTATTATTGACGCGCCATGACCGCGCAACATCAATGAGCATTCGACCACTTGGCCTCGATACGCCGCAAGGTCCCATCTGCGCGAATCGCGGCAAAACCCGCATCGAATCGCTTCAAGAGGTCCGCGTGCCTGCCACCGGTCGCCGCGAGACCTAATGACAACTGCGTGAACATCCTCGTCGGCACGGTGATCTTGTGTGCGAACGACTCTGCCACCACCCACGCACCTTCCTGGATGTTCAACGCCGCCGCATCGGCCTGACCCCGGACGACTTGATCGAGGCTCATCAAGTATTCGCTGGTCATGCTCGTCGATTTGTTCGTCGATACGACCTTTACGTTGGGAAAGTTCTGCTTAATGAAGCTCACGAACGGCCCGGCTTCGGGAGTGATGACGGTATTGCCTGACAATGCCGTAAGGCCGGAGGGTGTTGGTTTTGGCGCACGAACGAAAAGGCCGCCGCCAGTCACGAGAAACGCGCTCGTGAACACGTACCGCCCTGGGATGATCGGCGCCGGCGCGATTGCATCGGCTGTGCCATCCGTCAATGTCGTCCGAAGTTGCGCTGGCGACTCCGGCACGAACACGATGGCAATACCCTCGCGCGTGGCGGCGGCGCGAAGAATATCCGCCGCCAGCCCCACCGTCTTGCCGTCCTGAACATAGATGAATGGCGCCAACTGCGCCGGGTGCGCCACGCGCACAGTATCGGCTGCGGCAGGGACCGCCGCCGACAGCCAAAGGAACGCCACCGCTGTCACTACTCGGCCTGTCATTTCGCCATCGCCTCCAGAAGGATTGAGCCGTCAATCCGGACGCCCTTCATCTTCGTTTATAATTGCATAAGCCGCAAGTACGCACATAGTTGTGCAGTAGTATAGATAAGGATACCGGCGATGCGTCGATCCGTTCCACGAGCGAGACCCTATCCCAAATGTCCGGTCGAACAGACCCTCGATGTCGTCGGGGGACGCTGGAAGGCCATTTTGCTTTTCCACCTGCTGACCACGCCGGGCGGATGCTCACGCTGCAATTGCGCGAACTCGAACTAGACGGATGCATCGAGCGCAAAGTCTACCCGCAGGTGCCGCCAAAGGTTGAATATTCGATCACGCCGTTCGGGAGCACGCTTGAACCGGTCGTGAAGGCGCTGTGCT
This window harbors:
- a CDS encoding transporter substrate-binding domain-containing protein, which translates into the protein MTGRVVTAVAFLWLSAAVPAAADTVRVAHPAQLAPFIYVQDGKTVGLAADILRAAATREGIAIVFVPESPAQLRTTLTDGTADAIAPAPIIPGRYVFTSAFLVTGGGLFVRAPKPTPSGLTALSGNTVITPEAGPFVSFIKQNFPNVKVVSTNKSTSMTSEYLMSLDQVVRGQADAAALNIQEGAWVVAESFAHKITVPTRMFTQLSLGLAATGGRHADLLKRFDAGFAAIRADGTLRRIEAKWSNAH
- a CDS encoding winged helix-turn-helix transcriptional regulator; the protein is MLTLQLRELELDGCIERKVYPQVPPKVEYSITPFGSTLEPVVKALCFWGVEHAADVPHAIEERAAV